From Punica granatum isolate Tunisia-2019 chromosome 1, ASM765513v2, whole genome shotgun sequence:
GTATATCCATATTGTTGACAGCTTTTTATCCCTAAGAACTTCTTAGATGTGCTCTAATGGTACATTTCAATGATGTAAAAGAGGCATAGATAAAGCACCGGttatttacttatttgtttatttttggCATCTAAAGCCTTAGATGCTGTGGAAGGACTAGCTGTTTGTTTGTGTTGTTACATATTGTTGACACAGGTTGCTCTTCTAACAGTCCCTTGATATGCTGGAATATGAAATAGAAGTCCCTTTTCCACCTTTTGAGAGAATTTCACTTGTAGAATTCGTAAATCATTAAAAATCTTCTCGATTCCATGCACTTGTATCAGAACTCTCTGCTGTGAGCTCTTGGATTGTCTCTATGTcagaatttatttttgtatatgtAAATGGTTGTACTCATGAATCAAAGCACAGGCTTTAAAAGGTGGAGGTCAAATATGGCTTCTCTCAAACTTCGACTCACAAGAGGACATTGCCTACCCCAATGACCCTAAGGTTCCAATAAAGGTCGATGATGAGCTGAAACAGCTTTTCCGAGGGATTGAGCTGCCCAGAGACATGCTCGACATCGAGAAGGATCTCCAAAAGAACGGAATGAAGCCAGCAACTGACACTCCTAAGAGGAGGGCTGCAGCCCAAGTGCAGGGCATCTCCTCCAAGCccaagcagaagaagaagaagcatgaGATCAGCAAGAGGACCAAGCTCACCAACGTACATCTTCCCGAGCTCTTTCAGAATCTCAGCAGTTCTTGAATATTCAATTCGCAACATCTCTTCGAGCCATTCCAGTTTGGGTTGTATAATATGAAGAGCATAGGGTGGCCATTTGGCAAGAGCATTATCAAAACTTGTGATCTGTTTCTTTTGGCATGTGCAAAGCCAAAAATAGGTGGTTTTTTTAATGCACCGGTTAGTGTAAGCAAGAAATTGTTGTTCTTCATCTTGTATTCGTTCTTCGGAGAATGCTATAGGATCAGTTTTTAAAGAGGTCCACTGTACGTAACATGCCATATGGTGGGTATAAACACCACGACAATGACTGAACATGTTAAACGTTGAAGAAGGCAGCATCTGCTCGGTTGTGCGGTTGGAGTTGCATAATAACTGTATTCATATGCAATGTAATTTTCAGCTAGAAGTTCGAACCATTATACATTATTGAACATTCCGATATTTGTCccttattttcttcattttccagtgcgagaaaaaggaaaatttagattaatgtTAATTTTGGCTCGAGATAAATAGGCGCcaatccgaaaaaaaaatatatatatatatatatatatatatttttttttgaatggcCGTTATTTCTTTTCGGTGACCCCAGCCATTTTCGTTATTCTACAACCTCAAATTCCTCGATCATGCTGAGATTTTTATCTCTATTTCGTCGAACACCTTGCATTCTCAGTGGCGACCTTAAATTCAAGATGAATCGGCAAGTATTTGCATGAAGTACCCGACAGCAATGGTCTTCCAAGCCCTGAACTCGAGCTCCGCTCCTTTACGCCATTCCTTCCTTCCCCACCATCAAACCCCTCTATCATTTCTCTGCCCGTCATTGAATGGTGAGCGGTGCTCCTATGGCGGAATCATCTTTTTCTAGTGACAATTAACTTTGTTGTTCCctcgacaactaaaggaagcATCTGTTGGGCTGAAAATTTGAGCTTTCTGGAAAGCTTTCTGATTTTAGTATGTTTGGCTTTGATTTTTGGCTTACCCATTTGCTTTTATAGTTCCTGGAGGGTTCAGACCATGCAATGCTCGCTTTGGGCTGAGGAGAAAGAGGTCGAGTATGACAGTGTCGGCTTCTTCCAAGCTCAGTTTGGGCTCTAACACGGACAGGAAGAGGTGGGTTCAGTTCCTTGTAATGTTCTTATGATGAAACTTCACTCCATTTCTCCATTAGTTGACATAGGTTCGCTAGTTCATTGTGGTCTCATTAGATTGATTGTCTTCAATTTGAATGAGAGATAATTTAGTGaaccggaaatgtgaagattgTTGAGTTGAAGGAGATGAACCCAAATGCTAAGAGTGCTGAGTTGAAAGGGATTTTGCTCAAGATTTGAGTTGAGAAACCGATGTAAGGAAGTAGACAATCGAATGTGACACTGAATTCCTGCCCATTAGATATTAAGATCTTCATGGAGAATTAAAGGAAGCATGCAGATAACATGATTACTAGAatttaatgaggagatgaCTCTTCAAATTAAGTTTAGTAGTCAATCAGAACTTCATATAGCTAAATGCCCTTTGGTAGATGACAGTGATATCTTCGTTTTACACCTCTTGTTTGTATGTTCTCTGGCAGCATGAGTATCCTCTTATATTCACTTGTCGTAGTTCAGTTACTCTGTGTTCGTACAGAAAAGTGGTGGAGCACATATGCCTACTCAAAGCAAAAGACAACATACCTGAGAAGGAAGAGAACAATATGTTGGATTATCTATACACATCTCAATACCAGATGGGCGGCATTGTAGCGATATCATTAGGTTAGTTTCTTTGTGACATGGTACTGTCTATCATTAGCTTCTTTCATTGTCTCTCATTTGCCATTACCCTCAGTCTTGTTCAATATTTGCGTTCATTAAGTTCATTGTTGTCTGCAAATTCCATTGATGATAGAGATGCCTTAATCACTCATTGTAGGACAAATTACGGACCAAAACAATGAAAGATATACGCATGCAGTCTTTATGCGATTCCAGAGGAAGGGAGACCTTCTGAAATTCTATGAGAACCCTTTCTACTTGAAGGTCCTCGAAAAACATGTTATGCCTCACTGCCATGTATGACTTGACATGTAACCTCCTAAACCTAATAATCATGCTACGAggtctctttttattttcttttatcttttccttttttcttgaGGTTACTATGTGCATATCTTTTGCTGTAAATCTAACCTACCTATTGCTTTTGCAATGGAAGGGATTAATCAATGTCGATTATGAAGCCGAAGTGGAAGATGATATGCTCCCCATATTTAGGAAAGGAGAGGTGTGAACTTAAATCGGAATCTCCATTTTCTCTTTAAAATCATGTTATAAGTAGAAAGCCTTATGTACACTTCAATAAGACCGTGTAGCAATTTAATGAGTTCTGAGTTACTTTTGGCAAACAGGAGTTCAATTTCGGTGAGGAATTTGTTCTTTTGATCTCATTCGTAGATAGTGCCCTTGGGGGACCTGCAGAAGATGCATTGGCTTCTCTGCAGAAGTTGACTAAGGAATTCCCATCTCTAATAGTTCAATTGACTCAAGGTATATCGCTCGTTGATTTGAAGCCCATATGAACTTTATTTTATGGGgctaatgaaaatttctagAGATTATATATCGTTCTTATTTAAACTTTCAGGTCTAAACTTCCATCCAAGTAACAAGGAATTCACACATGGGATCGTAATACGATTTCGGTCAAGTGAGCTCTCTTGGGCTTTATGTCTTGTCAAATGGCATATTTTTCCTTTGTAGATGGCTAATAACTTTCATATCTTGTAGTTGAGGCCTTGGAAATTTTCTTTGGGTCCTCAGAATACAAAGATGTGAGTCGCTTAATCTATTTTCATCTAATATATCAGCATAAAAATCTCAAAAGCCTAGACTTCTTCCTATGATTTGTTTTCTTTATATtgtcttatttttatttttatttttcggttTCTTTCCTTGATGCAGATGTGGAGGTCCAAGTTTGAGCCGATCACCCAGAAAACACTTGCTCTTCATTTTTCAGTCAATCCCATTGGAACAGAGATTATGTAAATTGGAGCGGCTGGTCTTTGAATTGCCTTGAGTCCTCTTTTTTCGGCCGGAAATTAATATGGCAAGCTTTCAGATATGTGTAATTACTGTTAACCTTTTTCCCCTTGGAATACAGAAGAACTATTCTAATTCCATTGAACATGAATCTTAAGGGAGAATTCATCTAATTCTTGCCAAAACTCTGCATCTTCCTTTTCTGTTAAATTTTTCATCAACATTTACTAATTAAAAGCGGAGAAAAATGGGCACTGAAGTGATTCCACATCCTTCATTCTTCTATTTCCTCTCATATAGATTATATTACTGCTAGTTCTTATCTTTTTTCATCATCCTTGATGGATTCGGATGTCTATTTGAGCCTACAATAGAACTTGGAAGTACATTCAGGAACCCTTTTGGCATGAACAGGTTATCTTTTGTTTGAAGTTCAATTTTCCATATCTTAGTCATGTTTCAGCGTTCTTGCCTGTTATGGGTCAAGATGAGCTCTCATGTAGTCATTCATCTGATGCACAAAATTCTGCAATGAAAGCAACATCTTTTCTCTGGGTGATACATTAGTCAAACCATCCCAATCTCAAAGATCTAGgtagagaaaaaaatggataCAACTTACGATAGGATAATGCGTTCCTTCTTTCTTGTCCTATGATGTGATCTTCAGTTTATTTTAACTTGCAAGCTTGAACTTTCTATCTTAGGACCCATGGAGCGATCAATCGGAAGAGGAGTAAGTTCTTATTCGTCTCTGTTCCATCTGCTTCCCGTCATTTGCATCTTCATATCCTTCCAAATGCATTATTTGACATCTCACGGTGACAAGGGGCATCCAATTATTTTACTCGAAAATATCGGTTTGTTTTCTTTCCCCATATATTTAAACTTCGTAAGAGCCAAGAATGGTGCCCCACTGCTAATAAAATAGTACAACAAACACCAGTTTAGCTGTTCATTGATGTGCTTGGTTTTGACTTCTGTTATAAACTACTACAGTTCTTTAACATtattaattacattttttctcGTCGGCGATTATCATCCTTCAATTCATTGTATTGTTCAACGAGATTCCATTTCTTTTAAGTTCATTTTGTGTTTTGTTTTTCTCCATGAGAAAGAAGTGTTTCGCATAATGTGTTCTTGTGCAAGCGTTTCAATTTCCAGTGCAGGGGCGCATCACATTGTGGACAAATTTCGCCCGAGTTTCTCTGTGCATATATCGATGAATATTCGTATTCTATGATCTGTACcgaacttttcttttttaagagCACAATCGGCTAATATTTCGCTTTCAACATATCTATCATACATCTTTTACAGGGAGAACAAAACAGATGAAAATTATGCTGCCAGGTGCTATGAGCTGCAAAACTTTGTATTGTATACGTGACACCATTGTTGTCTCCGGCCGAGTCCGGTGACCATCATCAGTTGTGAAGCGGGTTCGGCCCGCCGGGAACTGTCCGCTTAGAAACTCCGTAAACGGGATCGGTCTCGGCACCTTTCTCGTTGTCTCCGTCTCTCGTCGTTCCCGGGGTTTTCGCCGGGAATTGATGTCCGAATCTGGAATTATACTCAGCTGTCGGCGACTCATGAGATCCTTCGATGCTTCTGCCAATACTTCTGCAACTAGAGAGGCGAGGACAGACTATTAAGAAGGTGATCAAGATTAGAAATGGGAGTCTGAGGCTGAGCCTGAGATCATTGTTTCTTCTTCCCATGACTCTATAATATTGCTGAGGACGGAGGGCAAGAAAAATGAATGATGACACTGAGTTGCAGAGGAAGTCTTTCGTTTGGATTGATGCAAGGAGAGAGGAGAGCATGAAAGTCCTCTTAAGTATGGGATCAGGCAAACCTGTGGTTAAGAAAATGCCAAAAGACTTCATTTAGTGCCGTCTAAATGACCTAAATGCCATCAATTGAAACTAGAGGAGTATGGACCTGCTTTACACATGGGAGCATAAaagatgataaaaaaaaagaatttatctAAATAATAGTATCAGGAGGAAGAAACTTATTTAacgttaaaaataaataataatgattggTTATAGATTATTAAATTAGATTCAATTTCACCCAATATTATTAGATTCGATATAgaacaaattaaaaagaaaaagaaaaaaaaaaaaggaaccgGTTCCAAAGGGGATGGGCAATTTCCATATAGTTTTAGGGAGAACCTGCAGGAGTGTATATAAGGGAAGTTATAGGAGAGAGGTAGTAAAACAATTAAAAGGTTTATATTGtctttatagttttttttattgatttaagtaatttttgtaaagaataaaattgaaaaataaaagttaattttcttattttttactttatataatagtatataatagtatagataaTCAAATCACCCCTGCTGACTTATGTTCAAGGAAATCATCTCAAATTGCAAATGTCGTAAATTGGGTATGGACAAGGTTTCCCTTCTTTTGTCGTCTGTTTCGGTTTGGGAGCTTCCCTCCAATCAATAATTTCGTTTGCATGTTATCCTACGTTAAAATGTTTGGATGAATTTATATAGACATGAGAAATTGAGAACTCTTCGTTTGTTTGTTATAATCAGTAATGACAGAGCGCATGAGAACTTTTCGTTCGTATAATCAGTAAATGACAAACTTCCGCATGAACTATTCAAGTACTTCCTCAATTTGCGAGCAATAGACTCTTCAAGTCCccaaatcaattaaatacaTAGATTGTTGCAATAACTAAATATTCCATTAACAAAAATGCGAAATCTCATCTTTAGTGTGCCTAAACATCATTCTAATTCAAAATCTCACTCACATCTATCGAATAGCCCTTAGATATTGTGTTATTAGAACTCATACCACTGTGAGTGAGTGAGattttaaattatgagaatttTTAGATTGATTATTAGGAGAATATAATAAAACTCATTTCATCAATTCATCCAATCATCAGCGATCGAAGCCTATGTTCTTTCGGGAACATTAGGAAGGATAAAATGATGAATTTGACAACTCTTCAAAGTTTgaaaagaattatatatacatatatatatatatatattacttttgCCTCTTCTCGACGAGACCGCTCCATAAGCAATCCGAGTCATTCTTGAGCTACCCATTGACAATTCGTTCGAATATCTCCTCCTCGCTGATGTGATTTTTTTCCACAGAGTTCTGAAATTTATTGATTCTCACGTCATATTATTGTCATATTATTGAATCCGTATACCTGTACATTGCGCGGACTATATGACTAGTTGTGACTTATGATTTGCTTATCCATGCGGAATTACGACATTTCAGATGTGattttattctcttttttttaaaaaaatttaaccatATTATATATGGAGTAGGAGGGTATTCTGGTCATTTTAAGGAAGGTGGAGTGACTGGTTAAATAACGTTTCTTTGCAGGAGCCAGGAGGCTGCCGGGTGGCCCGTTGACTTCACATTAACCGGATcaataaatgaatgaattatGCCCCTCTATTCTAAGTgggttttattttatttttctttttgaaatttcttgaaaataCTGCATCGATTATTAATTAAGTAATAAAGGAAAAACCAGCTCTATCTAACTAATAATTGGGGGCGGCCTTGACTCCTGATATCCACTTGGGAGCCACGTGCTGCAGGGCAATACGAGCCCGACCAGTGGGACTTTAATGagtaaaaaatgacaatttatcatctatttttcataatatcgGCATTTCAAAGTtcctaaaaaatataatttattctaaTTAAGCAATAAGCATATTATCTTTCCCTTTCCAAATTATAAATTGTTAATTGGACTCCAAGACTTAAAACCTAGAAATTGAATCATATTTACTCAAATACCATTCATTATCAGTGTTCTTCCATGATTACGTTAAATTTAACAATTATCATTCGAACACTTTTCACGTGTTCATGCTAGTTTTCAGATTACAAAAACATATGTTACTCTTCAtgtttgtgtgtgtgttcCATTTTCTCTAATTACCAAAATATCCGCATATTTGATTAAATGAATAACAATTCCGCAAAAATGGCATGGAGAGGTGTCCATCATTGGATTCATAGGACGAATTAAAGGTTGTCTATGTAAAAGAAGACAAGCTCATGGCTTTGCAGACACAGAACCCTACTGGCCAGGTTTCAATCATTGCCCTTTCATTAGTTAGGATGTgcaacaaaagaagaaagatggaaaataCCTTTCCCGAGGGATATTACTATTTGCAATAATTTAAaggtaattaattttcaatcaaatcaaatgtattatttcacacacacacacacatatatatatatatatatatatatatattggaacgAGGTGAACAgattagaaagaaaatgaagtttGAATAGTTTTGAGTGCCGTGCTTAGATAGAGAAGAGATATTCACATCCGGGACGAATGAGGCCACGCATGTCATTGTCCacgattttattttatttttatttttttccggttATTATAATGAGGACTCGCAAGTCTAGTAGATAAAAATgaagtaaaaaatatatgatcatAGAAGATTTTACTAATTAGaatcgaatttgaaatctcttaattaattagatgaGATAAGAATTCGTGCCGATGCACTCATGTCATTTCTCTTTTGGTTTGGGCAATCTCTCTTTTCCCTACAAAAAGTCTGCTTCCTTTTTGCACTGGCTCTTATATGGAAAATCCGGTTTCCCAGTGACGGAGACAAGAACGCGAAATCAATTGGTTGAGCTAAAAGGGAAATAATCAGCAAAATTCGCCATATAATCTAGATATGTTTCTATCCTAAGTTCCCGAC
This genomic window contains:
- the LOC116188557 gene encoding uncharacterized protein LOC116188557 isoform X1; protein product: MKYPTAMVFQALNSSSAPLRHSFLPHHQTPLSFLCPSLNVPGGFRPCNARFGLRRKRSSMTVSASSKLSLGSNTDRKRKVVEHICLLKAKDNIPEKEENNMLDYLYTSQYQMGGIVAISLGQITDQNNERYTHAVFMRFQRKGDLLKFYENPFYLKVLEKHVMPHCHGLINVDYEAEVEDDMLPIFRKGEEFNFGEEFVLLISFVDSALGGPAEDALASLQKLTKEFPSLIVQLTQGLNFHPSNKEFTHGIVIRFRSIEALEIFFGSSEYKDMWRSKFEPITQKTLALHFSVNPIGTEIM
- the LOC116188557 gene encoding uncharacterized protein LOC116188557 isoform X2; its protein translation is MKYPTAMVFQALNSSSAPLRHSFLPHHQTPLSFLCPSLNVPGGFRPCNARFGLRRKRSSMTVSASSKLSLGSNTDRKRKVVEHICLLKAKDNIPEKEENNMLDYLYTSQYQMGGIVAISLGQITDQNNERYTHAVFMRFQRKGDLLKFYENPFYLKVLEKHVMPHCHGLINVDYEAEVEDDMLPIFRKGEEFNFGEEFVLLISFVDSALGGPAEDALASLQKLTKEFPSLIVQLTQGLNFHPSNKEFTHGIVIRFRSNVEVQV